One region of Chlorobiota bacterium genomic DNA includes:
- a CDS encoding DUF4199 domain-containing protein, producing the protein MQEQNDHVQTEFEDPSEGYDEAEELTPFDRFVKVVTNPTLAFSGLVGGKGNMKTVWWGIVITLVVSIASVVMISARPEAIAQIKKQQLEQLDKAVADGKMTQDQRDKTAEQMEMGMTPTAFLIIGMAGSLVMVFVLSIMCALIWLVIAKYLEPNAQEGLTFQASWATVLVSVMILNIGTIIGIVVLQFTGTLQTFSLAELIKPSNPILNSVLTVISRSISGGCWSPLSVSDRWLRPRG; encoded by the coding sequence ATGCAAGAACAAAATGACCACGTGCAAACGGAGTTCGAAGACCCGTCCGAGGGCTATGATGAGGCGGAAGAGCTTACGCCATTTGATCGTTTCGTGAAGGTCGTCACCAATCCCACGCTGGCGTTTAGCGGGCTGGTTGGGGGGAAGGGGAACATGAAAACTGTGTGGTGGGGGATTGTGATAACGCTGGTGGTTTCTATCGCCTCGGTGGTGATGATAAGCGCACGCCCCGAGGCCATTGCCCAGATCAAAAAACAGCAGCTGGAGCAGTTGGACAAAGCCGTTGCCGATGGCAAGATGACCCAAGACCAGCGCGATAAAACCGCCGAACAGATGGAAATGGGGATGACACCAACAGCATTCTTAATCATAGGCATGGCTGGGTCGCTGGTGATGGTGTTTGTGCTGAGCATTATGTGCGCCTTGATCTGGCTGGTGATTGCCAAATACTTGGAGCCGAATGCCCAGGAAGGGCTGACCTTCCAAGCCTCCTGGGCCACGGTGCTTGTGTCGGTGATGATCCTGAATATCGGCACCATTATTGGCATTGTCGTGCTTCAGTTCACTGGGACCCTGCAAACCTTCAGCCTTGCCGAACTGATAAAGCCCAGCAACCCAATTCTGAACAGCGTGCTGACGGTGATTTCCCGTTCAATATCTGGTGGCTGCTGGTCTCCGCTGTCGGTATCGGATCGCTGGCTCAGGCCTCGCGGGTGA
- the nuoF gene encoding NADH-quinone oxidoreductase subunit NuoF: MPNLSEQNFPKLILPNIPNLHKLDVYRANGGYQMYSKALTMQPNDIIEEVKRSGLRGRGGACFPTGLKWSFMPKGNEKPKYLAINGDESEPGSFKDRAIFEFNPHLLIEGILIAGYAMGIKTAFIYIRGEYHKWVRLTEEAVQSAYDAGLVGSRMKETFGGEFTMDIVVHKGAGAYICGEESSLMNSLEGDRPYPRVKPPFPAQVGLWGMPTTINNVETIANVPVILRMGGEAYSKIGAEKHPGTLLLGISGHVNKPGVYEVPSGLPLLDIINDLAGGVPNGKAIKAVIPGGSSMPILRGDQLEGVMMDAESLKAAGSAIGTGGIMVMDEDTDIPHMLRRLIHFYHHESCGQCTPCREGCGWLEKVLTRVDEGEAASSDLDLLVDIANNIEGNTICALGEAAAWPTRFTITRLREEFEAKVKPAPALPVTNVVHALRESSYRPAVVER; encoded by the coding sequence ATGCCGAACCTCTCCGAACAAAATTTCCCGAAGCTGATCCTTCCCAACATCCCCAACCTTCACAAGTTGGACGTGTACCGCGCCAACGGTGGATACCAGATGTACAGCAAGGCATTAACGATGCAGCCGAACGATATCATCGAGGAGGTGAAGCGTTCCGGTTTGCGTGGGCGTGGGGGCGCGTGCTTCCCCACCGGGCTGAAATGGAGCTTCATGCCAAAGGGGAACGAGAAGCCGAAATACTTGGCGATCAACGGCGACGAATCGGAGCCGGGGTCCTTCAAGGATCGCGCAATCTTTGAGTTCAACCCCCACTTGCTGATTGAAGGAATCTTGATTGCTGGCTATGCCATGGGGATCAAAACCGCCTTCATCTACATTCGGGGCGAGTACCACAAATGGGTGCGGCTGACCGAGGAAGCGGTGCAATCGGCCTACGATGCCGGGCTTGTTGGTTCACGCATGAAGGAGACGTTTGGGGGCGAGTTCACGATGGACATCGTGGTCCACAAAGGGGCCGGGGCCTACATCTGCGGCGAAGAATCATCGCTGATGAACTCCTTGGAAGGCGACCGCCCCTACCCCCGGGTGAAGCCCCCCTTCCCCGCCCAAGTTGGACTGTGGGGAATGCCCACCACCATCAACAATGTTGAGACCATCGCCAACGTGCCGGTGATTTTGCGAATGGGGGGCGAGGCCTACTCCAAGATCGGGGCCGAGAAGCACCCAGGGACGTTGCTGCTGGGGATTTCCGGCCACGTCAACAAGCCTGGGGTTTATGAGGTTCCATCGGGGTTGCCACTGCTGGACATTATCAACGACCTTGCCGGCGGCGTTCCGAACGGGAAAGCGATTAAGGCGGTGATCCCTGGTGGAAGCTCGATGCCGATTTTGCGCGGCGACCAACTGGAAGGGGTGATGATGGATGCCGAAAGCCTGAAGGCTGCCGGATCGGCAATCGGAACCGGTGGGATCATGGTGATGGACGAAGACACCGACATCCCCCACATGCTTCGCCGATTGATCCATTTCTACCACCATGAATCGTGCGGCCAATGCACCCCCTGCCGCGAAGGCTGCGGCTGGCTGGAGAAAGTCCTTACCCGCGTTGACGAAGGGGAAGCCGCCAGCAGCGACCTTGACTTGCTGGTTGACATCGCCAACAACATCGAGGGGAACACCATCTGCGCGCTGGGGGAAGCCGCCGCTTGGCCAACCCGTTTCACCATTACCCGCCTGCGCGAGGAGTTCGAGGCAAAGGTGAAGCCCGCGCCTGCGCTTCCGGTGACCAACGTTGTGCACGCCTTGCGTGAATCAAGCTACCGCCCGGCAGTGGTGGAGCGGTAA